The segment CATGAATAATCCGGCTTTGGGGGCCATTGAGTTGGTCCTCCTCCTCACGGTTGTCCTGCTCTGGCTTTGGAGCGTGATCTGGGCCGCCCGCGACGCCCGCCGGCGGGGCAAGTCCGGCTTCCTCGTCGCGCTGTTGGTGATCTTCCTGGCCTGGCCGTTGGGCTTGCTGGTGTGGCTGATTTTCCGCCCGCGCCTGCGCGAGCCGGGAGTCGGTAGGTTCCACTGATGGCGCTGTTCCGGCGCATTCGCCGCTTGTTTCGCTCGCCCGAAGAAGATCCTCGCGAGGTGCTCGCCAGTCTGCTGCTCGCTGCGAGGGAAGACCCGGCCCTGCGTCGGCAGGTGTTGTTTGTTCTGGAGGCACCGCCCCTGCAGCGTGCGTCCCTGATTCACAGCGCCGTGCATGAGATGACGCTCCGCGGCGAGCCAGCGGCGGCGCGGGCCGCGTTTGTGTTCCTCACCACCGACGAAGGCGCCCGCGCCGCGCGTGAGGCGCTGCGCGCGCCGTAGCGATCACAGGGGTGCGCAGCTGCACGCCCTCGGGCGGGACGCTCGTGCCACGTGGCCTGGCGATCGCACGGGCGGCGTTGACTGGCGGTACGCCGGGGAGACAGTGTGTCTGTTCGCGAACATGCTTTACCCCGCGTTCCTCTCCGTCCTCCGCGTGGCGACTCTGGCGGCTCTGCCTGTCGCCGCTGCCGCTGTGGAGATCACGATCGACCCAAACGCCGGTCGCACGCCAATCAGTCCGCTGGTCTATGGCAGCAACGCCGCGCTCGAGGGCGTGCGCTTTCCACTCCGCCGGCAAGGCGGCAACCGGATGACCGGCTACAACTGGGAGAACAACGCCTCCAATGCCGGCCACGACTACCGCCACCAAAGCGACAACTACCTCACGTGGGTCGTCGGCATCCCGGACAGCCAGGCCAACACGCCCGGCATCGTGATGACGCATTACCACGACCAGGTCCTCGCCGACAGCGCGCGATACTCGATCATCACGGTGCCGATGGCCGGCTACGTCGCCGCTGATAAGATCAACCGCGGGCTCTTCGCGAGTGAAGCCGCGCCGTCAGTGCGCTGGGTCGCCGTCGAGAACACCAAGCCCACCGCGCTCTCGCTCGTGCCGGACGTGACTGACGCTCGGGTCTACAGCGACGAAATGGTAAACTTTCTGGTGAACCGTTACGGCTCCGCCTCCGGCCCACGCGGCGTGAAAGCTTACAGCCTCGATAACGAGCCTGATCTTTGGTCCGACGGCCAGTATGTGAATGGGCAGGTCGCCCTCGAAAACAACGCCACGCATCCGCTGATTCATCCCGCCAAGCCTCGTGCGGCCGAGTTGATCACGCGCTCGGTCGATCTCGCCAAAGCAATCAAGCGCGTGGATCCCGCCGCGGAAGTCGTGGGTTTCGCGAGCTACGGATTCGGCGGTTACAGCACCTTTCAGAGCGCACCGGACTGGGACACGGAAAAGGCCAAGGGGAGCTATCGTTGGTTCATCGACTACTTCCTCGATCAGATGCGACAGGCCTCCACGACAGCCGGCGTGCGACTGCTGGACGTGATGGACCTGCACAACTACAGCGAAGCGCGCGGCGGCGGCGTGCGCGTCAACGATACGACCGACTACACCAATACGGCCGCGAACGAGGCCCGGATGCAATCGCCACGTTCGTTCTGGGATTCGACCTACATCGAGGACAGCTGGATCGGCCGGTACAACGTGCAGTTCCTCCCCTGGCTACCGAACATCAAGCAGTCGATCGACGCGTTTTATCCCGGCACGAAACTGATGATCGGCGAGTATAACTTCGGTGGCGAGGGCCACATCTCCGGCGGCATCGCCCAAGCCGACATTCTCGGCATCCTCGGAGAGAACGGCGTCTACGCGGCCGCGCTGTGGCCCTTCAGCGGCTCGCATACTTACTCGATCGCTGCCTTCAAACTCTACCTCGATTACGACGGCGCCGAGAGCAAGTTTGGCGACACCGCCGTTTCCGCGACGTGGGCCGAGCGCGCGTTATGTTCCGTCCACGCGGCGGCAGAAAGCGGCGATCCCACTCGGCTGCACGTGATCGTGCTCAACAAGAGCACCACCGCAGCGGCCCCGGTCGATCTTTCCATCGCCGGCACGACGACCTACCGCCGGGCGCGCGTCTTCGCGTTCGACTCCGCCAGCGCGACGATCACCGAGCGCGATCCCATCCCGACCATCACCGGCAACCGGTTCACCTATTCGCTGCCCGCGCTCACCGCCGCGCACTTCGTGCTCGATGCGTCGCTGGTTCGCGCCGATCCCGCCGTTCGACAGGTGGTGCTCGGCGGCGGCACTTCGTTCAGCGCCGGCGCGAGCGGCTTGAGCGGCTATCAATGGCGGCACAATGGCACCGATCTCACCTCGGCCAGCGCGACTGCCGCGACACTCACGCTCGCCGACATCCAGCCAGCGAACACGGGACTTTACTCGGTCCAAGCCGGCGGGAACGTGAGCGGCGCGGGCAGCGATCCGGTGATTCTCGGGCTCAGCACGACGAGCAAGTTCGTCGGTTCCGGCGAGGTCGTCGGTACGGACATCGAACACCCGAATGGCAACATCTTCGACCAGGTCCTGCTCACCGGAGCCGCGGAGGCGGTCACAGCCGATTACGCGCAGAATCAAATCACCCGCACCTCGTTCATCGACGTGGACGGCGACATCGTGCAGGTCGAGTTCAGCGGCCCCGGGACGCTCTCGCTGGTGCTCGATGCACCGACGGGCCGCGCCACTCCCGAGAAGTACCACCAGCTGGACGTCGAGTACATGAAAGGGCACGCGGGCATCGTCATCACCGGCGCGGATGAACGAACCAATATTTCCGTGTTCACCGTCGGCCGGGCCACCGCCTTTGACCCCTCAGGTCAGTTCAATTTTCTGCAGCCGATCACCGCGGCGAACAACCCGGCGAACAATGGCAGCCCGTTGTTCGTAGGTCACGACAGCACCGAGTACGACGGCCACGCCGACATCGCGTTTATCGCGATCTCGTCGCTCAACGGCAAGTTCGGCGGCGTGCGCACGGCGAACACGACCTACTTCGCCCGGCGTGGCTACACCGGCCTCTACGCGCCCGGCGTGGCGTTCAGCGGTCCTGTCTTCATCGGCGACATCACCGCGTTCGAATCGGCGCAACCCGTGATCATGCTCGGGGCCGCCAGCGACACGCGAATCACCGGCGGCGATCTTTCGCAGGGCAACGGCCGCGCGGTCCGCGTCAGCGGACTCACGCAGCTGCGGTTCACCGACGGTTCCGATTCGCACGGCCACACGCTGACCGCGCAGGTCAACCACGCTCGGCTCGAGCAGAACGGCGTCGACGTTACCGCAGCCGTCGTGGTGAATCCCACGCCCTAAGCCGCCGAGCGTTGGGAGGGTGGGGTCTTCCGACTCCACGGAAGCGCCGGTAGAGGCCGGCTCCCGCGATCCGACCCCCGCGATCGGCTCTGGCCGTCGCTCGCCGCGATGGAGGGATTCGGCACGCCGTAAAACGTCAGCACCCGCGCGAACCAGCCTTGCCGATAGAACGTGCGGTCGGGGATCGCGAATGCGGCCCAGACCAGAAAACCCGCCGGCAGCCACGCGCCTACTCGATTTTCTGTAGGACTCGCTGCCAAGCGGAGGGCCAGCAGCACGCCGAGCACGCTACCCGTCACATTTGCCGCGGTGATCCAGTCCATCGCCAACGAATCGCGCGCCTGCCGCATCAACTCAATCTAGAAGAGACGGTTTGGGAACTCGCGCGCAGGCGGCGCCGCACCCCGCTCGCGACCCTCACGCGGGGATGCGTGACGTTCGCTGTAACAAAACTAAACGGGCTGCATCCAATCGCGGCACAGCTTCAACACACTCCCCCCCTGCGTCGAATCCCATCATGAAGCCCGCAGTTTCCTCGATCCTGTTTACTTTCGGAGCGGTCGCGACCGTCACGCTGCTCCTCACGGGGGCCACGGCCCCTCGTTCCGCCTCCGCCGGCACGTCCGGCGACGCCTTCGATTACCGCGTTCTGCAAAACAACTTTCAGCTGTTTCACGAAGGGCAGCGCATCTTTCGTTTCGATACGTTCGGCAGCGAAGCCTTCTGGGGCGATGCGCTGAAACTCCATCAAGCGATCGCCGGCCAAGCCAACGGCGGAGTGGGTGGTGGCGTCAGTCCGGAAACCGCGCTCGCCGTCGGTCTGAAGGTCGACAGCGAAGCGATTCCCCGCTCGGTCGCCACCGCTCTTCGACAGGGGAAGGTTGATCTGAAGAATCCCGCGACCACGCTCGCGCTGCTGAAATTCGGCGCGGTCGTGGGCGTCAAGGGTACGTTCGATCGCAAGGGCAAGCTCACCGCCGTCGGCATCCAGTGCTCGCTTTGCCACTCCACCGTCGACGACTCCTTCGCCCCCGGCATCGGCAAACGGCTCGACGGCTGGCCCAACCGGGACCTCAACGTCGGTGCCATCATCGCACTGGCTCCGGATCTTTCGGTGATCGCCAACTTACTCGGCGTGGACGCGGACACCGTGCGCGAAGTCCTGCACAGTTGGGGCCCGGGCAAGTTCGACGCCTCGCTGCTACTCGACGGAAAAGCCTTCCGGCCTGACGGCGGCGCCGCGGCCACGTTGCTGCCTGCGGCGTACGGCCTCGCCGGCGTGAATCTCCACACCTACACGGGCTGGGGCTCGGTCACGCATTGGAACGCCCTCGTCGCCAACCTCGAGATGGGTGGCCGCGGCACGTTCTACGATCCCCGCCTGGCCGACGCGGAGAAATTTCCCATCGCGGCGAAGCGCGGTGCGTTCGACGTGCGCAACACCCCGGATCTCGTGACCTCGAAGCTGCCCGCACTGCATTTCTATCAGCTCGCGTTGCCGGCGCCGAAGCCGCCGCGCGGCAGCTTCAATGCCGCCGCCGCCGAGCGCGGACGCGCCGTGTTCAACGGCAAGGCGCAGTGCGCGACGTGCCATGTGCCACCGCTGTTCACCGAACCAGGCTGGAACATGCACACCGCGGCGGAAATCGGCATCGACGACTTCCAAGCCATGCGCTCGCCTGACGAGCACTACCGCACAACGCCGCTCAACGGTCTGTTCGCTCGCGAAAAGGGCGGATTCTACCACGACGGACGTTTCGCCACCTATCGGGCCGTGGTCGATCACTATGACGCCCACCTCCATACCGGACTCGGCGAAAGCGAGAAGAACGACCTGGTCGAATATCTGAAATCGCTGTGACACGCGCCGGCCTCGGGGAGCCCGGCGTCCCGCCGGGCTTTCCTGCGACTCGCGCTGAACTCGCCGGGACGGCGGGCTCCACCTGAGCCGCGGTCGACTCGGCGTTCGGCGGATCGGAATGTCCCACCCTATGACTCGGCGCCGATCAGCCGGTGCAGTCGTTCGTACGCCGCGACGGCTTTGCCCGCTTTCAGCTCCTTCATCGCCCGCGTGATCTCGCGGGCGATGCTCGGATCGAGTGAAGGCGCCGCCTTGGGCGGCTGCTTCGACTTGGGGAACGTCGGCCCGGGCCTCGCCCGCGCCTCGCGCGCCGGCGGAGCAGCCTCGCTCGGTGCCGCGCGGTGCCGCGACGCCTTGCTGCTTCCTGACCCGCGGCGCGCTTTTGCCACGGGTCTCCGTCGCGGCCGCCGCGAACGTCATCGCGGGTTGTTCCAGCAGGTCGTAGTTGATGCCAATCACCCTTCGGCCTTCGAAGTCGCGGATCGATTTGGGAAAAACCACGAACTGCGCGCGTGGCTCCTCGTGAAATCCCACCGCGCCGAAATCTTTCTTCGTTCCAACATTTTCCTGGTGAATCGTCAGCACGCGATGCTCCTTGCGTGCACGCTGAAAGGTCCGGTCCCGGCCCGGATCACTCCACAATTGATGCGGCTCCGGCTTGCCCGCCTTCGCCACGAGTTCTGCAAATCGCACCGTCTTCATCAACGGCTTCCCGCCCTCGCGTTGCGCGCGCGTCGCGCGGCAGTTCGCGGCGTCACGCCAGTTCTCCGATCGGCGGAAGCTTCTGTTTCAGCTGCAACACCGGCGCGAACAGATCGCCGTGTTTCGCGATTCGCTTCACCACGTCTTCCGACTCGAACACGAGCAGATCCGCCTTCTGCTTTTTCCACGCCGCCTCGACTTCTTCCCACGTGACGGGCGTCGACACCGTCGGCTGGTCCTTCGCGCGCAACGAGTAGACGTTCACCGTCGTCTTGTGATCGTCGTTCTGGCTCCAGTCCACGAGCACCTTGCCGGTGCGCAGTGACTTTAGCATCTTCGACACGACCACGTCCGGAAACTGCCGCTCCAGCGCCTGCGCGAGCGTGTGCGCGAACGCCTTCGTCCGGTCGTAGGTCACCGGCGTGTTCAGCGGCACGTAGATCTGCAGGCCTTTCGAGCCGGACGTCTTCGCGAAACTTTTCAAACCCAGCCGGTCGAACACCGCCTTCACCCACAATCCGACCTGGCAGCAGAGCACGATGTCTGCGGGCGGCCCCGGATCGAGGTCGAATGCGATCGCCGTCGGTCGGCCGATCGCCGGCGCCTTGTGCAAAAACGTGTGCAGCTCGAGATCCGCGAGATTCGCCGCCCAGACCAGCGCCGGCAGGTCGTTCATCACGCAATAGTGGATCTCACCCTCGCGCTTGCCGCGCGGCACCGTCGCGGTCTTCACCCATTTCGGCCGGTGGGGCGGACACTGCTTTTCATAGAAAAAGAATCCCGCCACGCCATCGGGATAGCGCTTCAACGTGATCGGTCGGTTCTTCAGATGCGGTAGCAACACGTCGGCCACGCGCACGTAGTAGTCGATCACGTTGCCCTTGGTGAAGCCCGTTTTCGGATACATCACCTTGTCGAGATTGCTCACCATCAGCCGCGTGCCCGCGACGACGAGTTCGGTTTTCGTGGCCATGATCAATCACTCCGTTCGCGCACCACCTCGCGGGCGGGCTTGTCTTCGCGCAGTCCGAGAAACACCGGCTGACGCAGCCGGTCGTCGCGCGTCCACTCCGCAAACTTGATCTGCGCCACCAGTTCCGGCTTCACCCAGGTGCAGCGCTTCATCTCGGCCGCCGTGACGCCCGCGCCATAGCGGCCGCGGCGTTTCTCGGGCAGGTTCACGAACGGACAGGCCTCCGTGCGGATTTTTTGAAACCGGCCGTGCAGCTCGCGCAGCAGCTTTACGTTGAATCCGGTCCCCACCTTCCCGGCAAACGTGAGCCCCGCGCCCTCGTGGACTCCGACGAGCAGTGCACCGAAATACGGCCGCGAACCGCCCGGCGGACTGTAGCCGCCGATCACGAACTCCTGCTCCTGATGCAGCTTCAGTTTGATCCACGCGCCGCTGCGCTGGCCCGTTTCGTAACGTGCATCCGGCCGCTTGCCGATCAGGCCTTCCAACCCGAGTTTTCGCGCCTGCGCCAGCAGTGGCTCTGCGTCCGCGCCCAGCGATTTCGAATACCGCACGAGCCCGTCGTGGCCGGCGAGCAGCCGCTCCAGTTGCGCCTTCCGTTCCGTCAGCGGTTCGGCGCGCAGGTCGCGCCCGTTCCACTGCAGCAGGTCGAACGCATAGAAAAACAACGGTGGGTGTTCCTGCCCGAGATCATACGCCTGCAGCAGCTGAAACGAGGAGCGCCCCTTGTCGTCGAGCGCAACAATCTCTCCGTCGATCACCGCATCCTTTACGTCGAGCGCCGCCACCGCGTCGACGATTTCCGGAAACTTTGCCGCGAACGGCTTGTTGTTCCGTGAGAGCAGCCGCACGCCCTTCCGATCGCGAAACGCCATCGCGCGAAAGCCGTCGAACTTAATCTCGTAAATCCATTCGCCCGGCGGCGGCGCGTCCACCAGCAGCGCCTTCATCGGCTCGATGAACGACGGGGTGAGTTTGGAGGCTCGGCCCTGGGCGCGCGGGCGTCTCGCCCGCTCCGATCCGTGCTCGGCCTTCACGCCCGCGCTTTTATCCGCAGCTCGACCGTGAGCGGCTTTGGCTGGGGCCGCGACGCCCTCGTCGCGGCTCGCTTTCGCGTCGCTCGCCTGCCGGCCGCGACGGGGGCGTCGCGGCTCCAGGTTCGCGAACGTTTCCTTTTTTGTCCGCCGCTTTGTCTCGGCCGCGTGCATTGCCTCCGCCACGCTCGCGCGAAACGATTTCGGTTCGCTCCGGTTCGATTGCCATACCCGGCCCTTCCCTTCCGACAGCTGCTTCATCGATTTTCCGGAGAGCACGGAGGTGTCATCCGCCTTCGCACTCACCGGCTTCATGTCCTCGCCGCCTTTGATCAGCAGCCACTCGTCGCCCCCACGCAACCGGACGAGATACCACTCGCCCTTCAGTTTTTTTCCGCGCAGCACAAAATGCAGTTTCCCGCCGTCGAGCTCCTTCAACGGCGCCTCGCTCAGCGGTTCGAAGGTGCCGCGGTCCCACACCATCACCGTGCCTCCCCCGTACTGGCCCTGCGGAATCGTTCCCTCGAAATCGATGTAGGAGACCGGGTGGTCCTCGACGTGCACCGCCAGCCGCTTGTCGCCTTTCGCGTAGGGCATGCCCTTCGGCACCGCCCACGACTTCAGCGTGCCGCCGAGTTCGAGCCGAAAATCGTAATGCAGCCGCGAGGCCGCGTGCTTTTGCACGACGAACCGATGCCCTGCTCCGCCGGGCGCGCGCCCCCCCTTCGGCTCCGCCGTTTTGCGGAAGTCCCGCTTTTTGACATAGGCCTTGAGCGACATCGCAGCCACATTGTCAGCGCAGGCTGACCGCCGTTCCCGGCGCCGGACGGCGTCCGCCGCTCGTCTAGCTGGCGACGATCGCCATCGGATCTGGGCACACCGCCCGGATCGGGCAGGACGCTCCATCGAACCAGGTGCCTTCAACAAACGTGGTCGTCGCCACCGGCGGGATGCCAAACTTCTTGTGTTGCAGCTGGCCCGCGAGGATTTCCACCGCGATGCTGCCGACCACATCGTGATTCTGGTGCACGCCGGCGACGCTGCCGTCCGGATCCTCAAGAAACAGGTTCACAAACGCGACATCCCGGGGGATCTGAAGCCCCAGCTTGCGGAACAGCGGGAGCACGTAATCGCCCTTGGCCACGATCACCTCCGGCCGGTAACGGCGCAGCCACTTTTCGAACGGCTCGACGTCGGCCAGCACGGACGCGTTGGTTTCGTTAAACCAGCGCTTCATCGGATGCAGCGTCGGGAAAAGGTGCGGCGGCAGCCGGTCGCCGCGCGGCAGGTGCTCCAGCTCGCCGCAATACCCCGCCGTCCAGTTGTGGTCGACCGCGTGGTCCCATCCGCGATGCACGACGAATCCGATTCGCCGGTAGCCGGCGGCGCGAACCTTGCGCATCGCCAGCCGGATCACGTTCGTCTGGTTGTTGGTGACGTTGTGCAGCGGCGGCTGGTGCGGGAAGTAGTCGATCTTCACCGCACTGAAATGCTCCCATTCGAACTGCAGCTCGTCGCCCATCTCGCGGCTGTGCGAAGCGATGATCAGCCCGTGAATCCCGCGGGAATACAGGATCTTGCTCATCCGTTTCTGCGACAGCCCCGGCTCGTGCAGCCAGAAATGCTCGAGCTTGTAGCCCAGCTCGTTCGCCTTGCTCTCCGCGCCGGCGAAAAACTTCCGGTGCGCCGGGACTTCCTTCCAGCCCCAGCGCGAATTCCAGTTCGTCACGTAGGCCAGCGTCGGCACGTTGCGCCGCGGCATCATGCCGCCGCGATACGCAACCAGCGCGCCGAGGAACGGATCCGGCCGGTAACCCATCTCTTTTGCCAGCGCCTGCAGCCGCGAACGTGTGCTCTCCGGCAGCCGCGGGCTGTTCCGCAGCGCGAGCGAGACCGTAGTGACATGCACGCCCGCCCGGTCGGCCACGTCGGAAAGCGTGACCCGATCCTTCATGCCAGCTGAACTTTTTCCTCGGGCGCAGCCGTCGACAGTACCGGACAGGAGGCGCCCGCGAACCACGTTCCCTCCACATAAGTGGTCGTGGGAATCTCCGGGATGCCGCGCTTGTTGTGCTGCAGCTGGCCCGCCAAAATCTCCACCGCCAGCCCGCCGACCGTCGCGTGATTCTGCCGCACACCCGCGGTCGCGCCCGTGAGATCTTCGAGAAAAACATCCACGAACGCCAGGTCGCGCGGAACCTTGATCCCGAGTTCCTTGAACGCGTCTTCGACGAACGAGCCTTTGCTGATCACCACCTGCGGCTGATACTTTTCCAGCCACATCCGGAACGGCTCGGGATCCACCGTCACCGGCGCGTTGTTTTCATTCAACCAGCGGTCCACCGGTTGCGCGTCCGGGAAAATGTGCGCCGGAATCCGCTCCTTCGGCAGCAGGTTCTCCTGCTCGCAAAGGTAGCCGGCCATCCAGAGGTGATCCACCGCGTGATCCCAGCCGCGATGCATCACGAAGCCGATTCGACGATAGCCGGCCGCCATCACTTTCTGCATCGCGAGCCGCACGATGTCGCACTGGTTGTTGGTCACGTTGTGCAGCGCCGGCTGGTGCGGGAAATAGTCGATCTTCACCGCGCTGAAATGATCCCACTCGAGCTGCAGTTCGTCGCCCATCTCGCGGCCATGCGAGGCCACGATCACGCCGTGAATGCCCCGCGCGTTCAGGATCCGGCTCAGCCGGCCCTGCGTCAGTCCGGGTTCGCGCATCCAGAAATGGTCGAGGTGAAACCCCAGCTCCTTCGCCTTCGCCTCGGCGCCCGCGAAGAAATCCGAATGCGCCGTCGCCTTCTTCCAGCCCCAGCGCGTGGCCCAGTTGGTCACGTAGGCGAGCGTCGGCGGATTGCGCCGCGGCATCACCTGGCCCCGATACGCCACCAGCGCACGCAGGAACGGGTCGGGCGTGTAGCCCATCTCCTCGGCCAGCGCCTGGATTCGCTTACGGGTACTTTCGGGCAGTCGCGGATGATTGCGCAGGGCCAGTGACACGGTGGTCACATGCACTCCGGCTTTCAGGGCGACGTCGGCGAGGGTAACACGGCGCTCGTTCATGGGGCTGGGCTCACTTTGGAGCCCATTTCGCGCCGCCGCTCAAGTCTATTGTTAGAGTGTACGTCCGGTGGCCTCACCTTCCGCCCAACCAGACGATCCAGCTTCCGCCGCGTCGCCGACTGCTCGTGACGGATCCGTCTTCGTCCAACCCCGATCCAGCGCCTGCGCTGCAGCGGCCGAGCGCTCCTCTTCCCCGTGGCTCAAGAAAGTTACCATACCCAACACGCGCCGTTCGGCGCGTTCGCCAGCTTCACCGTCGGTCTCGTCGACTCCCAAGGTGGCTTCGGTCAATCGCTCGGCGTGCCGGCCAGGCAGAATGTCTACGTCGGCTTTCGCAGCGCTCAGCATGCCCGCTGGCAGATGCTGCCGTTCCTCAACCCGCCCGTCGCCGCCGAAACCGCGTTCACGGCCGAGGACACCGTGCCGCGTCCACCCGGCGGATTCGATGCGCTCCGGCCGGCGGCTTATCAACGCACGCTGAACTGGGCCAGCGACACTTGGCGCGCGGACGAATCGCGCTTCGGCTTCTCGTTGCTCACGCCCTTCGACCACGTCGCTGATCCGGCGAAGATGAAGAAGTCCGCCGCGCGCTTCCAACTCGCGCCGGCGATCTTCGGCTGGATCGAATACGACAACCGCGCGGGCACCGAGCCCGTGGAACTGATGTTCGGCATCGGCGATCCGTCCCGCCCGCTGCGGCCGTTGTCTGAGGCGGATCCGAAGCTCGTCGGTTTCGCCGGCGGCACCGGCTGGGGCTACGCCACCGCGCCGACGCGCGGGATCGAGCTGCGCCAGGGTTTCGACGTCTTCGCACCGAAATTCCGCGATTACCACGGGCTGCTCGTCATCGCCGCGGAGACCGCGCTCGTCTTCTCCGTGCCCGCGGGCCGCCGCAAGCGCTTCCCGCTCGTGCTCGGATTCTATGCGGCCGGCACCCAGACCACCGGGCTTCCGGCCAGCTACGCCTACACCCGCGTATTCGACGACCTGGAAGACGTGCTCAAGCACGGGCTCGAGCACTTCGACCGCTACGCCGCGATCGCCGCCACCCGCGACCGGGAGCTCGATCGCAGCCGGCTCAACCCCGACCAGCGCTTCCTGCTCGCGCAGAGCACCCATAGTTACTACGGCAGCACGCAGCTGCTCTGGGACAAACGGGGCCCGCTCTGGATGGTGAACGAGGGCGAATACCGGATGATCAACACGTTTGATCTGACGGTGGACCACGTCTTCTTCGAGCTGGCCTGGCATCCGTGGGCCGTCCGCGACGTGCTCGATCTCTTTGTCCGCCGGTATTCCTACCGCGACCGCCACGGCCTCGCGTTCACCCACGACATGGGCGTGATGAACCATTTCACCATGCCCGGCCGGTCGAGCTACGAATGCGATCACCTGACCGGCTGCTTCAGTCACATGACCATGGAGCAGCTGCTCAACTGGGTGCTCACGGCGGTGACGTATGCCTCGCACACCGAGGATCGCCGCTGGCTCAAGACGAACCTCAAGACGCTGCTCGCCTGCGCCGAGAGCCTGCACGTGCGCGACGACGCCGATCCCAAAAAACGGGACGGCATCCTGAAACGCGATTCCGACCGCTGCGGCGCCGACGGTTCGGAGATCACGACGTACGACAGCCTCGACGTCAGTCTGGGGCAGGCGCGGAACAACCTGTATCTCGCAGTGAAGACGCTCGGCGCGTGGGTGCTGCTGGAACGCGCGTTCGGCGCGCTCGGCCAAGCCAAAGCCGCCGGGGATGCCCGCGCGACCGCGGATCGTTTGGCGCAGTCGATCACCCAAAAATTCGAGCACGACACCGGGTTCTTCCCCGCCGTGTTCGAAAAGGGCAATCGCTCGCGCATCCTCCCGGCGGTCGAAGGTTTCATCTACCCGCTTTACCTCGGCTACACCGACGCGACCAACCGCACCGGCCGGTTCGCACCGTTGTTCCGCCAGCTCGGCCAGCACATGGCTCAGGCGCTGCAGCCGGGCATCTGCCTCGATGCCAAGAGCGGCGGCTGGAAGATGAGCAGCACCAGCACCAACACGTGGTTCAGCAAGATCGCGATCGCCCAGCACGTCGTCCGCCAGCTTTTCCCCGAGGTGATGAACGACGCCGCGCGGGCCGGCGATCGCGTGCACGCCGACTGGCAACGCACCCCGGGCTGCGGCCGTGACGCGATGTGCGATCAGATTCGGAGTGACTCCGGCGTCGCGTGCGGTAGCCGATATTACCCGCGCGGCGTCTCCTGCTACCTGTGGCTTTCGG is part of the Opitutus terrae PB90-1 genome and harbors:
- a CDS encoding glycoside hydrolase family 52 protein encodes the protein MAQESYHTQHAPFGAFASFTVGLVDSQGGFGQSLGVPARQNVYVGFRSAQHARWQMLPFLNPPVAAETAFTAEDTVPRPPGGFDALRPAAYQRTLNWASDTWRADESRFGFSLLTPFDHVADPAKMKKSAARFQLAPAIFGWIEYDNRAGTEPVELMFGIGDPSRPLRPLSEADPKLVGFAGGTGWGYATAPTRGIELRQGFDVFAPKFRDYHGLLVIAAETALVFSVPAGRRKRFPLVLGFYAAGTQTTGLPASYAYTRVFDDLEDVLKHGLEHFDRYAAIAATRDRELDRSRLNPDQRFLLAQSTHSYYGSTQLLWDKRGPLWMVNEGEYRMINTFDLTVDHVFFELAWHPWAVRDVLDLFVRRYSYRDRHGLAFTHDMGVMNHFTMPGRSSYECDHLTGCFSHMTMEQLLNWVLTAVTYASHTEDRRWLKTNLKTLLACAESLHVRDDADPKKRDGILKRDSDRCGADGSEITTYDSLDVSLGQARNNLYLAVKTLGAWVLLERAFGALGQAKAAGDARATADRLAQSITQKFEHDTGFFPAVFEKGNRSRILPAVEGFIYPLYLGYTDATNRTGRFAPLFRQLGQHMAQALQPGICLDAKSGGWKMSSTSTNTWFSKIAIAQHVVRQLFPEVMNDAARAGDRVHADWQRTPGCGRDAMCDQIRSDSGVACGSRYYPRGVSCYLWLSE
- a CDS encoding LacI family DNA-binding transcriptional regulator, with the protein product MNERRVTLADVALKAGVHVTTVSLALRNHPRLPESTRKRIQALAEEMGYTPDPFLRALVAYRGQVMPRRNPPTLAYVTNWATRWGWKKATAHSDFFAGAEAKAKELGFHLDHFWMREPGLTQGRLSRILNARGIHGVIVASHGREMGDELQLEWDHFSAVKIDYFPHQPALHNVTNNQCDIVRLAMQKVMAAGYRRIGFVMHRGWDHAVDHLWMAGYLCEQENLLPKERIPAHIFPDAQPVDRWLNENNAPVTVDPEPFRMWLEKYQPQVVISKGSFVEDAFKELGIKVPRDLAFVDVFLEDLTGATAGVRQNHATVGGLAVEILAGQLQHNKRGIPEIPTTTYVEGTWFAGASCPVLSTAAPEEKVQLA